From Triticum urartu cultivar G1812 chromosome 2, Tu2.1, whole genome shotgun sequence, a single genomic window includes:
- the LOC125535834 gene encoding uncharacterized protein LOC125535834 encodes MALSLRAAASLASPPSGARPGRRPASVVRATASPAALDKRNRRREQNVSGEFFVDHRCIDCATCRWMAPEVFKRADGMSAVAAQPSSEEERTKALQALLSCPTASIHTDKPAKDILQVQNTFPLPIDDDLPGVYLCGYHSESSYGATSYLIVHPEGNIMVDSPRYTPRLVDKIEKLGGARYMFLTHIDDVADHRKWAERLKCERIIHSGDVVDITADVEWKLTGSGPWNIGNDFELIHTPGHTEGSVCLLYKPLKALFTGDHVAKSEYSDELNLFRMYSKQSVNLQLDSMRKLLDLDFEWYLPGHGYRIRYEDVQAKNAAIESLLANYKN; translated from the exons ATGGCGCTCAGCCTCCGGGCCGCCGCGTCTCTCGCCTCTCCGCCGTCAGGCGCACGTCCCGGCCGACGCCCCGCCTCGGTGGTCCGCGCCACCGCGTCTCCTGCGGCGCTCGACAAACGGAACCGGCGGCGAGAGCAGAACGTCTCCGGCGAGTTCTTCGTCG ATCACCGGTGCATCGACTGCGCCACCTGCCGGTGGATGGCGCCGGAGGTGTTCAAGAGGGCGGACGGCATGTCCGCCGTGGCGGCGCAGCCCAGCTCCGAGGAGGAGAGGACCAAGGCACTGCAG GCTTTGCTCTCTTGCCCAACAGCCTCCATCCACACCGACAAGCCCGCGAAGGACATTCTCCAAGTGCAGAACACGTTCCCGCTCCCCATCGACGACGATCTTCCT GGTGTTTACCTTTGCGGTTACCATTCCGAGTCCTCATATGGAGCAACATCTTATCTCATAGTTCACCCAGAAGGAAACATAATGGTTGACAG TCCAAGGTATACGCCGAGACTGGTGGACAAGATTGAGAAGCTCGGTGGAGCGCGCTACATGTTTTTGACCCACAT TGATGATGTAGCGGATCATCGGAAGTGGGCCGAGCGGTTGAAATGCGAGAGAATCATCCATTCAGGAGAT GTAGTGGACATTACTGCTGATGTCGAGTGGAAACTTACTGGAAGCGGTCCCTGGAACATTGGAAATGATTTTGAACTTATCCATACCCCAGGCCATACTGAA GGCTCGGTCTGCTTGTTGTACAAACCGCTAAAGGCGCTATTCACTGGTGACCATGTCGCAAAATCAGAATATTCAGACGAACTGAATCTCTTTCGGATGTACAGCAAGCAATCAG TGAATTTGCAACTGGATAGTATGAGGAAGTTACTGGACCTAGATTTCGAGTGGTATTTACCTG GGCATGGCTATCGAATCCGGTATGAAGATGTACAGGCAAAAAATGCAGCTATTGAGTCTCTCCTAGCTAACTACAAAAACTAA